The window ACCTGATCTAAATTTCCTCTTCATGGAGgcttattaattattttttagaaattccGTACTACTAGCatacaataattaaaaacaaggATTTGAGAACTTTATGATTGCAAGCTGCATTACTTGGACTTAGATACAAGTGTGGGTTTAGGGCATGAGGAATCGGATACAATTGTCCGGTGTGGGTGTGTATAGGTGTCACAGTACATGGGGGCATGACTGAAACATCAAACTGTACAATTTTTCCTTATTTGTGCCCTATATGAAATGAAACCTATAAcataaacatgtttgacaaccaTAACaattaaaatgaacaaatttttcttctcctcctACTAAGGACTAAGTTTTTGACAGGTCAATACGGTGCTCCAACTGGCTTTAGTCACTGCAGCCCTTCTTCAACCAGAATTTGGAACCCAAGAAACAGAGTCATACATCACATACTTGAGGTAATCCAACCCCCACTTCTGTCAAATTCCCCATTGATAAATTTCAAGAAAACAATCCTCAGCTTTTCAACTTGAAACAGCTGGTTGGTGGCTTCCACAACAGTAGCTTCCACTGCAGCATATGGGGCACAACACATGAGAAACAGGTCCAAGTTAATCGCAGGATCACGCTAGTCTGAACTTCACAATACTAACCATACTGTCAAGTCGGTAAACGTCCTTGAGCCTTGAGTTGGAGATTGTAACTTGATGAGGGTAATTGAAAGTTTTTTGAGGAAAACATGATGAACCAGGCTTTGGTGTCTAACATCAGACCGAGGGAACGCGGACTCCTTGTCAAAGCCGAATATTCCCATGGTGTCCTGTAAATGACCAGTGAACTCACAACCTCAGCAACATCAACATGAGAGCAAATCAGCATTCCAATGGAGTATGGGATTGATAAacaattgttcttgaaaacattcAAGGTTGTAAAGCATAAAATTGAAAATGCAGAAGCTGCTCTGATGTTACTGGTGTTGACCTACATTGTTTAATCCTTGGTTTTGAGATTCAAAGCAAATAATTGAGTCCACTGCTTTGCCCTTCTTGAGTACAAATTAACTTTGAAATATATGCTTATTACTTATCAAGTTCTCCATTCTTCCCAATGGTTTGGATGCTTCAAACACTGGCTTCAGCTGGACAAACAGGTGTAAAAGTTGATTTTGAACTTGAGAAATGATTCATTCTTCAAAACCAATCCAAATAGAAGGCAAAATCATTATGTTTGGGTAATGTTTGAAATTGAAATGATGGAATGCAGGGTGAAAAAGAgaaatcaattttgtttttaattcattaatatgTTTGGATTGGCTTTatacaaataagaaatttattattatataaaaaaagaggGGTAGTATTTTCAAATGTAGTGTTTAAATTTATGTTGggaatttttttctctcaatttatTCCATGTGAAATTATTATGATggaaaagtttcaaaaatatttttcatatttttaattgtttcttaaaatactcttaataatataattctaaaaaaaaatgtaagtaaATAATTAAAGCATAAAAAACCAGTTTTCAAAGTGCCTAACCTTTATCACAAGGGACtatataaataatcaaatttattaaatatatttaaagtccaagtttaataaaaataatatatttatagaaatattctAAGGTATATTACATGATAACATTATTAACATAAATAGGTGAGTCAAGTATGTGATCAATAATCTTTTCCCTTCTAGTTTACCCCAAAAAGGGCAAAATGATGTCTGACTGAGCGGCTAAACGCAGCGTTTTGATCTTGGGGGCAAAAACCGCGCTTTTCTGTTAAGGCTAACGGAAGACACTGCAGCTACAAAATGGCTCCTGAACGGTGTCGTTTTGGAGTCCCGTATCTTCTTCCATGGGTTGTAGCGAAAAGGATGCATGAACAGCGATAGCGAGAGCTCAACGTCCGTTGGTGGCGATTccggtggtggtggtggcttGGGTGAAGTATAATTATGAACAAGAAAGGTTTGGCGATTTTGATGAGGACCAGAATGAAACCTACGAATCCCTCTGAGCGCTCTCTCTTCCCTGCCGCTGTAAGCATTGCCCTCTTTTTCTCTCTGGAATTCTCTTTATATTTATGTCTCTACCATTTTAATTCACATTCGGttcttctctctattttttcccgAATTCCAAGTATTTTTGCTGCCGCGCAATCGGATTTGATTTTTTGAGGCGAGATTTTTAGGGAGTTGGTAGATCTTCGCTGTCCAATTGTTTTTCTGGTCCGATTCCAGCcaaccaaacagaaaattttgtgaaaaCAGTAGGTTGTGTTTGATTCTGGATCAAGTCTAGTTAATTGTCACATAATTGGGCTTTTTAATTCCTAGATACTTCAAATCAATCCAAACAAGTAaccaattttctttcttctttttcttcttcttcgtcttcttgttttttaattgaatCGAGTAATTGAAGTATTCTATCCATAGAAGTCACAGTTTTGGTTCTTTGATTGGAAATTTATTGACGTATTCAGTGGGAGTTTCTATCTTTTGACAGAATGAAGCAAATAAATTGGTATCCAGCTCTGAAATCAACCAATCTAACGGAAGCATAGCACGCCTTGCCAGAGAGGAAAAGAACAAAAGTTATAGTCAAAAGCTAAATTCCTCAGGCAATACATACAGGTCTTTATACTACTATGCCCAACTCTCCgtgtttgtaatttcctttttttttttttttttttctttttgttaaatgatttgagtttttgtgtttggttgctgagaaaactaagggaaaataaaagtcatgaaaatgaaaatttgaatctttgtttcattttttattatttatttatttatttatattgtttCTTTGGCTTCCAAAAGTGAAATTCCTCAACTAAGCCAAACAGCTGTTAAGAGTCAGTTGAGTGGATATTTCTGAAAAAACTCAAATcaaaattcacttttttttttttttctcacctacatttatcatcaaacaaataggaatctatgtttttaaattgaaaCAATTTTTACTCTGTTATTTATCTTTTCAGAGAATTCGAGTTTGTAAGGGAGACTATGCACTCAGCCATATCAATGAACAAAACAGAAGTTCTAGACGATGTACTTAATAACTTCTCTGAGGTAATTTATATGAAATGATAATCATGTCATTGTGTAAAGCTTCTCTCCATGAGTCTAATAATAGTACATCAAATGTAGGGTTATTCTAGCCTCTCCCATGAAAACCGTCGGAAATTGCTTCTCGTGTTAGCAAAAGAATATGATCTAAATAGAACACAAATTCGTGAACTGATAAAACAATATCTTGGTTTGGAGCTTCCTAGTGGTAAGTGTTTCTTGTAGTATTGATATTTGAGTTCAAAACATTCTTCATATTCCctattttcatctttttaagAAGTGTCTTGGATTTGAAATCACATTGTTTCAGGTGAGAAAGCTCAATCTTCTGGTACTGAAGAGGAAGGCTCACTTTCTGCTTTCTATCGGACTGAGCGGAATTTGAGACATGCTCTCAAGCCAACCTATGAAGTTCTCTTTGAACGACTCAATACACACCCTGGAGGGTTGAAGTTCTTGTCCATTCTCCGAGCTGATATCCTATGTATTCTCACGTAAGGTTATGATCCATATGCATGTGTGTGCGTTGAACATTTTGATGATTATGTGTAACCTTAGAAtgtatgtttaataattttttggttaGCATGTTAAACACATGCCTGTGTAGCAAATTGGAGAATAATTTTAAcacttataaaaatatgtaaaagcATTTGTgaattttatagattgggtggGATCATTGTAAGATTTTGGGCCTTTTGGTGGGTGGGTCTTTTATATGTTTTTGGTCTCTTTTGGTGGCgggtgtataggtttgtatACCTTACATAGgctgtataccttgagtcgctcTTTTAGCGTctctttttaaatgaattttctttacttatcaaaaaaaaaaaaaaaaaaaaaaatttccctttattttcatatttcatttgcACAAGAAAGATAGTTTTGCATTTCAATTGAGCAACTGACTGAAATTTTTGTTCCCTTTGTTATATAATTGCAATCTATTGTGCCACTGTAACActtgttatatattttatataatggTTGTTTCTTCTGATGGATATTAAACACAACCATCCATGGTTCTTCCATTCACCCACAATCCTTTCCTCTCTCCCAGATGCACAAAAATCTATTTCACAAAGCAGGACAGATAATTAATTATCAATTCATTGACCCACAAGGATGCATGCTTATTGTTCATGTAATAATATATGTACTTTAACTTGACTATTGAAGAAAATCATCTGTGGTCGTTCCATAAAAGACAATCACAGACAAACATATGCAGACATGCTCCCATGTCTGTATTTGGGAAGTTTCTGTTTCTAAAACCTAGCATCTATGTCAAAGAATAATGCATGCCCATGCTCTCGATGTTGGTAGGTCTTGGTTTAGagaaattttaaacaattaaaatattcaacaaAAATTGAACATTTCGTTTAAGGAAAAGATTTCAAGTAGCTGAcctgaaatttttttccaataatcccgtttaataataataagaattttaaattaaaatacgCAACAAAAAGTAGTCAGTGTATTCATTACAGTAGGCCCTCACTAGTGTGTGCTCTCTTCTTCAATGAGAAGAGTAAGGGAAGGATATCAAGTAGCTAGCCAGAAGATTTGTTCCATAGTATCTTTTCGTAAGCATAAGattaagaaaaacacaaaataatttgGCTACTTCGAAGTGGGACAAACAAGACTGTGAAGTACAAATTGAAAGAAAGTTTTGCACAGGTTGAGGTTGTTAAGGTTTGAGAAGCACCTAGGATCTAGTAATAGGGAGATGGGCCTTCAAAATTGCTGTTTATTGAAGATAAGAAAATACAACTTGTACCATTCAGTTTGTACCTGAGAAAGACTGTTGGAAGTGAAAAGTATTGAAGGGGTCATGCAATAGCTCTATTATGTTCtccttgaaaattattttctttttagtttcttAGTTTGAATTCTCTTATGAAGAAAGGGTGAGCAAAAAGACTTAACCATTGACAGAATTCTCCCTTCTCATTTAGGAACCTGAAAGGTGACACAGCTGATGTGATTACATAACAAAACCATGGTTACTTAGATTATACTACTCTAACTGTAGCTGAAATTTTTGGATGATATATGTGAAATTTGCATCTGCccgaatttatatatatatatatatatatatatataacacaataGTTCTTTGCATTAGCCTTCTTATGccataaaaaagttaaaagggGGTTGAATATTGTAACTTTTATGGTTTCTTATTTGAGTTGTTGTGGATCTTACTCATCAGAATTACTGAGTTCCAACATCAGTTGTAATAAACACACCAGAGGAACGTCAGATTCTCATGAATTGTTTCTTGTCTATTATACAGAGAGGATAATATTGCATCTTTGAGAGCACTCGATTCATATTTAAAGGAGAAGCTTATCACATGGCTTAGTCCTGCTGCCTTAGAGCTTCACCATATTACATGGGATGATTCTGCTTCCTTGTTGGAGAAAATTGTAGCATATGAGGTATGTTTCTCTCTGCAATATTTGAACTGATTTTAGATTTGCATAATGTAGTAttgtgtattttatttttttataaaaaaatatggcaTGTGTATTTTTGACAATTTCATCTGTTTAGGCTGTGCATCCAATCAGCAGTCTTACAGATCTTAAGAGAAGGCTGGGAGTAGGTCGCCGTTGCTTTGGATATTTACATCCAGCAATACCCGGTTTGTCATTCTTTTCCCTGCTAGAGTTGACAATGACAGTCTGTATTTTCCTTCCCCATCCCCCTGTCTAATTAGTTGAGTTTACCCTGGTTTGTGTGGTCAACTGGTTTCTCTTGTTTTGGAGTATTCACTTTGTTTTCAGTGATATGATTATAATCCATACTTTGGGCTTCCCttccatttatttttcaagtattgtaGCACGTTTGGTAACTAGACTCACAACATAGACCAATGCCAAATCAGGACTTTTGATTTGTAAATACATCAATCCTGTGTTTGTAGAGGTGAGAGATGAAACTATTATGAAAGATGATGAAACTGTAGAGTCAAACCACTGGCTGATTTAACATGGAAATAGAATCAGGAGGAATAGCAATCTGCTGGAAAATTTTGCATCCAGGTTGCATATTTATATCAtgttaattttacaaaaatttggTGAGCTACTATGTTTAGTAGCAGAAAATGTTGTTAATTACTCAAGAGTTTAGGTTTTTAAGATTGGAATTTATACCAAAAACTTAAttcttttgtgtttcttctttCTATGGTTTACATTAGTTAATGCAGTTTAGTTACTAAATTTTCTTTAGGTGAAcctcttatttttattgaagttGCACTTTTGAAGAATGTGGCTCAAACGATACAGGTTTTTTTTCTCCCCATTTATCTTCTGTGTTCTATGTTTATTAGTAATGTATTTCTAATAGTTCTCATTAACCATTTCAGGAAGTTTTGTGGAATGATCCTCCTATACCTGAATGTGAGTCAACATGCGCATTATTTTACTCTATATCATCAACTCAGGTAAGAATTGATGTTGTTGTTGTTCTTACTGCTGATATTaccactattattattacttgtGTTTGGAAACATTGAAAGAAACCTGTATAATTGATTTGAGTATGGATCATTTCATCATGCAAGTTTAGAAAAAGATGGAACACTTCTGGGACCATGTTAAATGTTTCTCACACAATAATGAGCATTGTTGGACTCACCACTGACTGGAAACTCAgccatttttctttccataaTGTAATTGTTTGAATTGCATGAAGTTGCATATTGAGATCATGTTTACGACTAAGTAGTCGTTGATGGTcaatacttattattatttgtctgttttaactttttctcatgataaatttatctatagatttttttaaatccatGATCAgctctttatattttaataatcttTGTCAGTGCACTTAAAATCTGCATACTTGTGATCATGGCAGCCTGGCTTAGCAGGGATCAACCTAGGAAAGTTTCTCATTAAACGTGTGATTAAATTGGTGAAAAGAGATATGCCACATATTTCTGTGAGTACTTCTATACTTGTTTTTCATCACATAAGTTGAAGAGCTCAGAAACTTTCAAAACAGAACTTACTAAGCAGGTTTTGCAGAATGATATTAGTAGTATTTACCTTTCTATTTATGTCATTATCTATCCtattaatttgaattcttttgtcACTGCTCATTGTTGTGAATAAGCTTGGTCTGAAACAATAGTGATCATGTTATTTGTCGTCAATCTTTACCAATGTGGTGGCATACTTTTACTGTTGGTCTGTTAGCTTGATATTCTCATGAAGctaaatgatttttatagttttcaaaatttaaataataagcCAATAACATCATTATTCACATCCAAATTCAAGAGTGGCCAAGGAACTGCATGTAGATTTTGCAAAAGTGAATGTTAAGATGCATGGCTGGTTTCTCTCATTAAAGGATGATGAGCAGTTGATGTAACTGATTATCTACTGGTTCTGATGGGTAACATTGTTAAGATTATGTCAgaatttatttggttgtataTGTCACCCTTAGAATTTGCCCTTTTATGAAACTTCTCTTGTTTCCCTTGTGGAAAAGGATTACACTATAATTTCAGCATAATATAATCACTTCAAAATGCAATCTTTGACAAATATAAGGCTTGGCTTACATTTCACAAAATAAGGACCCCAAGCTAGCAGCTTCATGGCATCAACCTGTTGCTGGCTTGTGCTAACTGTAATTTATGCAGGACTGATCAATTTTGCATTCTTGCAGTCAAAATAACATGAAACGAACAGGTTTTCAAAACCTGTTATATACTACACCCAGCATTGCTGGTTTGCTTTCTTTCATCTTCTGCACAAGTATTGTTCCTGCCATTGCTTTCtaacattttatttgttatcattTCCTCAAAAGACCTTTGCAACACTAAGCCCTATCCTGGGGTTCATGCAATGGCTCCTATCAAAGTTAGCATCTCAATCAAAGCTAGCTGAAACAGAGACCAGAGGGATGGCCCATTCATCAGCAGAGAGTTTTGGTTCCACATTTCGGGAGAATATTCTTGAACCAGAAGAAGAGAGAGCACTTTTGGATTCATCTGTgtaagctttatttttaatgccATTATACTAGGTAAGCCAACATGGTAGCAATTTAATTACCTTTAGTAGTTTCGTTCCTGATGGGAACATTTGGAGCCTCCTGGAAATTGAGGCTctgctttgtttttgttttgtatgaATTTGGAAGTTTGTATTTGTTGTCTAGAAGAGAATGTTTGCAGAAAAAAATATGGTTATTTGTTGTCTAGAAGAGCGTTTTCTGAAAAAATGTTGTTACTGGTCATCACTAAAAATGATCATAGAATTTGAATAGATGTCATCTCATGAAATCCTGagaacattttatttattatcagcAATGCTCATCTTCAGATTGATGAAAGAACATGAAAAGGTtgtttaaatttccatgcaaACCGAAGGGAGTGATAACATGTCCGAATTGTTTCTAAAGGACCTCAAAGATGCTACTtatagaattttctttttatttgccaTTCTTGAACAATTCTTTGATCCATCAAGCGGTTTCTAAAAATTTTTGAGCAAATTTGTCATTCACAAATCGCATGTTCTTAACTGTTCTGATacataaaatttcttttcttgttcttcATATGTGATTGAGTTCTATGCCTATGTTATACTTATACTTTAgcatacaaaataatattttccagGGAATTCACTGCTGGGGCAAGTGGCATGGAAGTGATGTGGAACTTGCTGACAGATGCAGACTTTGAGTGGATCAATTCAGCTAGATTGTTGTCAGTACTGAAACCCCCTCTGATGAGATTGTGTGCCAGGTAAATTATATACACTCCAGTCGAAGCAATTTGCAT of the Vitis vinifera cultivar Pinot Noir 40024 chromosome 10, ASM3070453v1 genome contains:
- the LOC100246958 gene encoding uncharacterized protein LOC100246958 is translated as MNKKGLAILMRTRMKPTNPSERSLFPAANEANKLVSSSEINQSNGSIARLAREEKNKSYSQKLNSSGNTYREFEFVRETMHSAISMNKTEVLDDVLNNFSEGYSSLSHENRRKLLLVLAKEYDLNRTQIRELIKQYLGLELPSGEKAQSSGTEEEGSLSAFYRTERNLRHALKPTYEVLFERLNTHPGGLKFLSILRADILCILTEDNIASLRALDSYLKEKLITWLSPAALELHHITWDDSASLLEKIVAYEAVHPISSLTDLKRRLGVGRRCFGYLHPAIPGEPLIFIEVALLKNVAQTIQEVLWNDPPIPECESTCALFYSISSTQPGLAGINLGKFLIKRVIKLVKRDMPHISTFATLSPILGFMQWLLSKLASQSKLAETETRGMAHSSAESFGSTFRENILEPEEERALLDSSVEFTAGASGMEVMWNLLTDADFEWINSARLLSVLKPPLMRLCARYLLQEKKRGKALDSVANFHLQNGAMVERLNWMADRSEKGLLQSGGIMVNYVYRLDDIEEYAQSYFSSGHIHTSSDLCCYVEPLKENETTKD